The following proteins are encoded in a genomic region of Zea mays cultivar B73 chromosome 9, Zm-B73-REFERENCE-NAM-5.0, whole genome shotgun sequence:
- the LOC103639264 gene encoding trihelix transcription factor ASIL2: MAPSRRHPPAAWTTEPWSDGETSTLLDAWGARHLRECGGALRPADWRACADAVTSRRAAAGRAPRTVDQCKNRLDYLKKLLRAERSRAKGARPTTPPFSGCLDRLRTLLHLAPSAPPGFGHRIGATRTWTKVEEEEEEEEEEEDEEEKASGGAPLPRYWPPVPKRPRTAVSLSPLSAASGEHPGGGGRSCTEVAAALDRLAGTYERVEASKQREAMRDLEIERVRLLVDVEVTASAGVDGAAAATTAAGDI, encoded by the coding sequence ATGGCGCCGTCGCGCCGCCACCCGCCGGCGGCGTGGACGACCGAGCCGTGGAGCGACGGGGAGACGTCCACGCTGCTCGACGCGTGGGGCGCGCGCCACCTCCGCGAGTGCGGCGGCGCGCTCCGCCCCGCTGACTGGCGGGCGTGCGCCGACGCCGTCACCTCCCGCCGCGCCGCGGCCGGGCGGGCCCCGCGCACCGTCGACCAGTGCAAGAACCGCCTGGATTATCTCAAGAAGCTGCTCAGGGCCGAGCGCTCCAGGGCTAAGGGAGCCCGGCCGACGACGCCGCCGTTCTCGGGGTGTCTCGACCGCCTCCGCACGCTGCTGCACCTCGCCCCCTCCGCTCCTCCCGGGTTCGGGCACCGTATCGGCGCCACGAGGACGTGGACgaaggtggaggaggaggaggaggaggaggaggaggaggaggatgaggaggagaAGGCGAGCGGCGGGGCTCCTCTGCCCCGCTACTGGCCGCCGGTGCCCAAGCGGCCGAGGACGGCGGTGTCGCTGTCGCCGTTGAGCGCCGCCTCCGGGGAGCACCCTGGAGGCGGCGGGAGGAGCTGCACGGAAGTGGCGGCAGCTCTGGATAGGCTTGCCGGGACGTACGAGCGGGTGGAGGCGTCGAAGCAGAGGGAGGCGATGCGTGATCTCGAGATCGAGCGTGTGCGGCTCCTCGTCGACGTCGAAGTCACCGCCTCCGCCGGTGTCGATGGCGCCGCCGCTGCCACAACCGCAGCCGGCGACATCTAG